Proteins encoded together in one Marinithermus hydrothermalis DSM 14884 window:
- a CDS encoding long-chain-fatty-acid--CoA ligase produces the protein MQRPWYAHYDPGVPHEVEYPEVPVWHLLKESAERYGDLVALDFLGHRLTYRALWESVQRFAHALQATGLEPGERVAIMLPNSPQFVIAFYGTLLAGGVVVNTNPMYTPRELAYQLQDSGAQTLVILDLLWPRYAEIQNEHPLKTAITTGIQDYLPFPKNLLFPLKARREKRWVHLPQYPWRHDLKTLLKRHAPTPTPVPTDPDDLALLQYTGGTTGRPKGAMLTHRNLVANVHQILAWAPQLERGREVILCVLPFFHVYGMTVGMNYGIALGAKLVLLPRFEVKEVVEALEKHKVTLFPGVPTLYVAVNNFPGIEQRKVDTLKVCNSGAAPLPVEVLEEFEKRTGAKIAEGYGLTEASPVTHSNPVHGTRKKGSIGVPLPSVDAQVLGPDGQPLPPGQIGELAVKGPNIMKGYWNRPEETQQALKNGWLLTGDMARMDEDGYFYIVDRKKDLIIAGGYNIYPREVEEVLYAHPAVKEAAVIGVPDPYRGETVKAYVVLKDEYRGKITQADLEQHCRAHLAAYKVPKQWAFKTELPKTAVGKILRRALREAEAAEEEQAT, from the coding sequence TCTGGGAAAGCGTCCAGCGCTTCGCCCACGCCCTCCAAGCCACCGGCCTCGAACCCGGCGAACGCGTCGCCATCATGCTCCCCAACTCCCCCCAGTTCGTCATCGCCTTCTACGGCACCCTCCTCGCCGGTGGCGTCGTCGTCAACACCAACCCCATGTACACCCCACGCGAGCTCGCCTACCAGCTCCAGGACTCCGGCGCCCAAACCCTCGTCATCCTCGACCTCCTCTGGCCCCGCTACGCCGAAATCCAAAACGAACACCCCCTCAAAACCGCCATCACCACCGGCATCCAAGACTACCTCCCCTTCCCCAAAAACCTCCTCTTTCCCTTAAAGGCCCGCAGAGAAAAACGCTGGGTCCACCTGCCCCAGTACCCGTGGCGCCACGACCTCAAGACTCTACTCAAACGCCACGCCCCCACCCCTACCCCCGTCCCAACCGACCCCGACGACCTCGCTCTCCTGCAGTACACCGGCGGCACCACCGGACGCCCCAAAGGCGCCATGCTCACCCACCGCAACCTCGTCGCGAACGTCCACCAGATCCTGGCCTGGGCGCCCCAGCTCGAGCGCGGCCGGGAGGTAATCCTGTGCGTGCTGCCCTTCTTCCACGTCTACGGGATGACCGTGGGGATGAACTACGGGATCGCTCTAGGGGCAAAGCTCGTGCTGCTGCCGCGCTTCGAGGTCAAGGAGGTCGTGGAGGCCCTCGAAAAGCACAAGGTCACCCTCTTTCCCGGGGTACCCACCCTGTACGTCGCGGTGAACAACTTCCCCGGAATCGAACAGCGCAAGGTCGACACGCTCAAGGTCTGTAACTCCGGCGCGGCGCCCTTGCCGGTAGAGGTCCTCGAGGAGTTCGAGAAGCGCACCGGGGCCAAGATCGCGGAAGGGTACGGCCTAACCGAAGCCAGCCCCGTCACGCACAGCAACCCCGTGCACGGCACGCGGAAAAAGGGCTCGATCGGGGTGCCGCTTCCCTCCGTGGACGCCCAGGTCCTCGGCCCCGACGGCCAGCCCCTACCCCCAGGCCAGATCGGCGAACTCGCCGTCAAAGGCCCCAACATCATGAAAGGCTACTGGAACCGCCCCGAAGAAACCCAGCAAGCCCTCAAAAACGGCTGGCTCCTCACCGGCGACATGGCCCGCATGGACGAAGACGGGTACTTCTACATCGTCGACCGCAAAAAAGACCTCATCATCGCCGGCGGCTACAACATCTACCCCCGCGAGGTCGAAGAAGTCCTCTACGCACACCCCGCCGTCAAAGAAGCCGCCGTCATCGGCGTCCCAGACCCCTACCGCGGCGAAACCGTCAAAGCCTACGTCGTCCTCAAAGACGAGTACCGCGGCAAAATCACCCAAGCCGACCTCGAACAGCACTGCCGCGCCCACCTCGCCGCCTACAAGGTCCCCAAACAATGGGCCTTCAAAACCGAACTCCCCAAAACCGCCGTCGGAAAAATCCTCCGGCGGGCCCTGCGCGAGGCGGAAGCCGCGGAGGAAGAGCAAGCCACCTGA
- the ppdK gene encoding pyruvate, phosphate dikinase produces the protein MRWIYAFDAADGLGRDLLGGKGFALAEMTRLGLPVPPGFTVTTEACRAYLAGQGLPEGLWAEIEAAVARLETQTQKRFGGTEGPPLLLSVRSGAPVSMPGMMDTILNLGLTLDGVAALARATGNPRFAWDSYRRFIQMYGEVALGVDAAHFDRLIEAKKAQAGVERDIDLAPEDLEELAYAFKERIREEGKTFPEDPWEQLKGAVEAVFKSWNNPRAKTYRRLYQIPDDLGTAVNVQAMVFGNLGEDSGTGVGFTRNPSTGEKGLYGEYLRNAQGEDVVAGIRTPEPLERLRIYAPDVYAELEKVAAILERHFGDMQDFEFTVERGRLYLLQTRSGKRTPEAAVRIAVEMAEEGLIAKEEAVDRVDANTLPQLLQARVDYARAPKPHLKGLPASPGAAVGHAVLTAEAAEAWSREGKPVILVRPETTPEDVGGMHAAKGILTARGGMTSHAAVVARGMGVPAVVGASGLVLDVEAGTFRLGDLELKEGDPITIDGTTGAVYAGAVPLVQGQGSQHLDRLLSWAEPFRKLGVRANADTPEDARKARELGAEGIGLVRTEHMFFAEDRLPWVRRLILARTPEEEAQALERLAAFQKTDFKGLLEAMDGLPVTVRLLDPPLHEFLPDRVALERKEAAGALEPHEAELLERVRVLEEANPMLGFRGIRLLLVRPEILKMQLTALLEATRELKAEGRDPRPEVMLPLVSGPEEVRAARALIDPLLEAYGLDVPIGTMIETPRAALLAGEIAREVEFFSFGTNDLTQLTYGISRDDAGAFAPAYLEARWWAFDPTAELDAAGVAELLRIAIERGRAANPALKLGICGEHGGEARSVRLAAELGLDYVSASPYRVLTARLAAAQAARRRERPVSV, from the coding sequence ATGCGTTGGATCTACGCCTTTGACGCCGCGGACGGCTTAGGGCGTGACCTTTTGGGAGGCAAAGGCTTCGCGCTCGCGGAAATGACGCGGCTGGGCCTGCCGGTGCCCCCAGGGTTCACCGTGACCACCGAGGCCTGTCGCGCCTACCTGGCCGGCCAGGGTCTGCCCGAAGGCCTATGGGCCGAGATCGAGGCCGCTGTAGCGCGGCTTGAGACCCAGACCCAAAAACGCTTTGGGGGGACTGAAGGCCCCCCCCTTCTACTTTCGGTGCGCAGCGGAGCGCCGGTTTCCATGCCTGGCATGATGGACACCATCCTCAACCTCGGCCTCACCCTCGACGGGGTGGCCGCCCTCGCGCGCGCCACGGGCAACCCCCGCTTCGCTTGGGACAGCTACCGCCGCTTCATCCAGATGTACGGTGAGGTCGCGCTGGGCGTGGACGCGGCGCATTTCGACCGCCTGATCGAGGCCAAAAAAGCCCAGGCCGGGGTTGAACGGGACATCGACCTCGCCCCCGAGGACCTCGAGGAGCTGGCCTACGCCTTCAAGGAACGCATCCGCGAGGAAGGCAAGACCTTCCCCGAGGACCCCTGGGAACAACTCAAAGGCGCGGTCGAAGCCGTCTTTAAAAGCTGGAACAACCCCCGGGCCAAGACCTACCGCCGCCTCTACCAGATCCCGGACGACCTGGGCACCGCGGTCAACGTGCAGGCCATGGTCTTCGGCAACCTCGGCGAGGACTCCGGCACCGGCGTGGGGTTCACCCGCAACCCCTCCACCGGCGAGAAGGGCCTCTATGGCGAGTACCTGCGCAACGCGCAGGGCGAGGACGTGGTGGCCGGGATCCGCACCCCCGAGCCCCTCGAGCGCCTCCGGATCTACGCGCCGGACGTGTACGCCGAGCTCGAAAAGGTCGCCGCCATCCTCGAGCGCCACTTCGGGGACATGCAGGACTTCGAGTTCACCGTGGAGCGCGGCCGGCTCTACCTCCTCCAGACCCGCAGCGGCAAGCGCACCCCAGAAGCCGCGGTGCGCATCGCGGTCGAGATGGCGGAGGAAGGGCTCATCGCTAAGGAGGAGGCTGTGGACCGGGTGGACGCCAACACCCTCCCGCAACTCCTCCAGGCGCGCGTAGACTACGCGCGGGCCCCGAAACCACACCTCAAAGGACTGCCCGCCTCCCCAGGCGCGGCGGTCGGGCACGCGGTACTCACCGCGGAGGCTGCCGAAGCGTGGAGCCGGGAGGGGAAGCCCGTCATCCTGGTGCGCCCCGAGACCACCCCGGAGGACGTGGGCGGCATGCACGCCGCGAAAGGCATCCTGACCGCCCGGGGCGGGATGACGAGCCACGCCGCGGTCGTGGCGCGCGGCATGGGCGTGCCCGCGGTCGTGGGGGCGTCCGGGCTGGTCCTGGATGTGGAGGCCGGCACCTTCCGCCTCGGGGACCTCGAGCTCAAGGAAGGCGACCCCATTACCATCGACGGTACGACCGGCGCCGTGTACGCCGGGGCGGTCCCCCTCGTCCAGGGACAGGGCAGCCAACACCTGGACCGGCTCCTCTCCTGGGCCGAACCCTTCCGTAAGCTCGGGGTCCGCGCGAACGCGGACACCCCCGAGGACGCCCGGAAAGCGCGCGAGCTCGGAGCGGAAGGCATCGGTCTCGTGCGCACCGAGCACATGTTCTTCGCCGAGGACCGGCTCCCCTGGGTGCGGCGCTTGATCCTGGCGCGCACCCCGGAGGAGGAGGCCCAGGCCCTCGAGCGCCTCGCCGCCTTCCAAAAGACCGACTTCAAGGGCCTGCTCGAGGCCATGGACGGCCTGCCGGTCACGGTGCGCCTCCTGGACCCGCCGCTGCACGAGTTCCTGCCCGACCGCGTGGCCCTCGAGCGCAAGGAGGCCGCAGGGGCGCTCGAGCCGCACGAGGCCGAGCTGCTCGAGCGGGTGCGCGTCTTGGAGGAGGCCAACCCCATGCTGGGCTTCCGGGGGATCCGGCTGCTCCTGGTGCGCCCCGAGATCCTCAAGATGCAGCTCACGGCGCTCCTCGAGGCGACCCGGGAACTCAAGGCCGAGGGGCGGGACCCCCGGCCGGAGGTGATGCTCCCCCTGGTGTCCGGGCCGGAGGAGGTGCGTGCCGCGCGGGCCTTGATCGACCCGCTTCTCGAGGCCTACGGCTTGGATGTTCCGATCGGCACCATGATCGAGACCCCGCGGGCGGCCTTGCTGGCCGGGGAGATCGCCCGGGAGGTGGAGTTCTTCAGCTTCGGTACGAACGACCTGACCCAGCTCACCTACGGCATCAGCCGGGACGATGCAGGAGCGTTCGCGCCCGCGTACCTCGAGGCGCGCTGGTGGGCCTTCGACCCTACCGCGGAGCTGGACGCGGCGGGGGTCGCGGAGCTGTTGCGGATCGCGATCGAGCGCGGTCGCGCCGCCAACCCCGCTTTGAAGCTCGGCATCTGCGGCGAGCACGGGGGCGAGGCCCGGTCCGTGCGCCTCGCGGCGGAGCTGGGCTTGGATTACGTTTCGGCTTCGCCCTACCGGGTGCTCACCGCGCGGCTCGCTGCGGCGCAGGCCGCGCGGCGCCGTGAACGGCCCGTGAGCGTCTGA
- a CDS encoding cysteine desulfurase family protein: MIYLDYAATTPLDPEVKARMLEALEVWGNPSSVHAVGRKAKALLEEARERLAAALGAHPRELVFTSGGTEADALALMGTMLARGRGHLVVTAVEHSAVLGAAHWLEQRGFAVTRLEPDRYGLIHPEQVAEALRGDTVLVSVMTLNNELGTLYPVREIAALCRERGVVFHTDAVQAFGTIPFRVDEVGADLVSISAHKFYGPKGAGALYVRRGLELTPLIPGKQEKGWRGGTENLAGVVGMAYAAEQAVARLPEEQPRMTALRERLERGLLAVEGVELNGHPTQRGPKHVNVTVLEADGEGLLLNLDLLGVAASSGSACSAGSLEPSHVLMAIGRTRAEARASVRFSVGRYTTEAEVDRAVACFREAVARARALV, encoded by the coding sequence ATGATCTACCTGGATTACGCGGCCACGACGCCCCTAGACCCCGAGGTTAAGGCCCGCATGCTCGAGGCCCTCGAGGTCTGGGGCAACCCTAGCTCAGTGCACGCGGTGGGACGGAAGGCCAAAGCCCTCCTGGAGGAAGCTCGGGAGCGGCTCGCGGCTGCATTGGGCGCGCACCCACGCGAGCTTGTGTTCACCTCAGGGGGTACGGAGGCGGACGCGCTCGCGTTGATGGGCACGATGCTGGCGCGCGGCCGGGGGCATCTCGTCGTGACGGCCGTGGAGCACTCGGCCGTCTTGGGGGCGGCCCACTGGCTCGAGCAGCGCGGGTTTGCCGTCACCCGTCTCGAGCCCGACCGCTACGGCCTGATTCATCCTGAGCAGGTGGCCGAGGCGTTGCGGGGGGACACGGTGCTCGTGAGCGTGATGACGCTCAACAACGAGCTCGGAACCCTGTACCCGGTGCGGGAGATCGCCGCGCTTTGCCGCGAGCGGGGGGTGGTCTTCCACACCGACGCGGTACAGGCCTTCGGCACGATCCCCTTCCGGGTGGACGAGGTGGGGGCGGACCTGGTCTCGATCAGCGCACACAAGTTCTATGGGCCCAAGGGGGCTGGGGCGCTCTATGTGCGGCGGGGTCTTGAGCTCACCCCCCTCATTCCGGGTAAGCAGGAGAAGGGATGGCGCGGGGGCACCGAGAACCTAGCCGGCGTGGTGGGGATGGCCTACGCGGCCGAGCAAGCGGTGGCGCGCCTCCCGGAGGAGCAGCCCCGCATGACGGCGCTGCGCGAGCGGCTCGAGCGGGGCCTGTTGGCGGTGGAAGGCGTCGAGTTGAACGGCCACCCCACCCAGCGCGGTCCCAAGCACGTGAACGTCACGGTGCTGGAGGCGGACGGGGAGGGGCTGCTCTTGAACCTGGACCTGTTGGGGGTCGCGGCGAGCTCGGGCTCGGCGTGTAGTGCGGGTAGCCTCGAGCCCTCCCACGTTCTGATGGCGATCGGCCGCACGCGGGCGGAGGCCCGCGCCTCGGTGCGGTTTAGCGTGGGGCGGTACACCACGGAAGCGGAGGTGGACCGGGCGGTGGCATGCTTCCGTGAGGCGGTGGCGCGCGCCCGCGCGTTGGTGTAG
- a CDS encoding RrF2 family transcriptional regulator, whose translation MWVSTKAQYGLRALVEIGLRGPGPVPLKDVAEAQEISQHYLEQIAAALRRAGFIRSVRGAKGGYRLARSPENITALEVVEAMEGSLAPVSCLEDPESCWQVGHCSTENLWKRVDAAMREVLGKTTLRDLIEERRLIEARKLVQIEPEAPPSPNPS comes from the coding sequence ATGTGGGTATCGACCAAAGCCCAGTACGGCCTGCGTGCGCTCGTAGAGATCGGATTGCGCGGGCCTGGGCCCGTTCCGCTCAAAGACGTGGCGGAAGCGCAGGAGATCAGCCAGCACTACCTCGAGCAGATCGCCGCCGCGCTGCGCCGAGCGGGGTTCATCCGCAGCGTGCGCGGAGCCAAGGGGGGGTATCGCCTGGCGCGATCCCCTGAGAACATCACCGCCCTCGAGGTCGTCGAGGCCATGGAGGGCAGCCTCGCGCCCGTCAGCTGCCTCGAGGACCCCGAGTCGTGCTGGCAGGTGGGGCACTGCTCGACCGAGAACCTGTGGAAGCGCGTGGACGCCGCGATGCGTGAAGTTTTGGGCAAGACCACGCTCCGCGATCTCATCGAGGAACGCCGCCTCATCGAGGCGCGAAAACTCGTTCAGATCGAGCCCGAGGCGCCCCCGTCTCCCAACCCCTCGTAA
- a CDS encoding metal ABC transporter permease: MLEALSLPFMQRALIAGILVGGLASYYGVFVVQRGMSFLGSGLAHAAFGGVALGILLGTNPLWVAVPFTVVVALGIAWVRARTALGGDTAVGIFFSLAVALGVLFLSLRREYTADAFAYLFGSILAVVPADLWVVLGVVGGTLLALPAWGRFAYATFDRELALSDRLRVERDDYLLTVLIAVTVVVAVKVVGIVLVASFMVIPAATARLLSRTFYGMTLVSVLIGVISAPVGLWISYGWDVPSGAAIVLVQATLFFLALLLRR, translated from the coding sequence ATGCTTGAAGCCTTGAGTCTGCCGTTCATGCAGCGCGCGTTGATCGCGGGAATCCTGGTGGGGGGGTTGGCGAGCTACTACGGAGTGTTCGTGGTGCAGCGCGGCATGAGTTTCCTGGGGAGCGGCCTAGCCCACGCGGCGTTTGGAGGGGTGGCGCTGGGGATTTTGCTGGGCACGAATCCCCTTTGGGTCGCGGTGCCCTTCACGGTGGTGGTGGCCTTAGGGATCGCCTGGGTGCGGGCGCGCACCGCGCTGGGGGGAGACACGGCCGTAGGCATCTTCTTCTCGCTCGCGGTGGCCTTGGGCGTGCTGTTCTTGTCCTTGCGGCGAGAGTACACCGCGGACGCGTTTGCCTACTTGTTCGGCTCGATCCTTGCGGTCGTGCCGGCGGACCTTTGGGTGGTGCTGGGGGTGGTGGGGGGGACGCTCTTGGCCTTACCCGCGTGGGGACGGTTTGCTTATGCAACCTTCGACCGGGAGCTCGCGCTCTCGGATCGCTTGCGGGTGGAGCGGGACGACTACCTCCTGACCGTGTTGATCGCGGTGACGGTGGTCGTGGCGGTCAAGGTGGTGGGGATCGTGTTGGTGGCTTCCTTTATGGTGATTCCCGCAGCGACGGCGCGCTTGTTGAGTCGGACTTTTTACGGGATGACCCTTGTGAGCGTCCTGATCGGCGTGATCAGCGCCCCGGTGGGGTTGTGGATCTCGTACGGATGGGACGTTCCAAGCGGCGCGGCGATCGTGCTGGTGCAGGCGACCCTGTTCTTCCTGGCCCTCTTGCTGCGGCGCTAG
- a CDS encoding metal ABC transporter ATP-binding protein: MKDSFNKGDDRAGQRRPPVLEVGGLTVRFGDHQALERVAFTVPEGAFVAIVGPNGGGKSTLIKAVLGLVEPAQGHLRVLGRRPREVPPGWIGYVPQVKTLDRTFPALAFELVVSGLRRRWPMRVSRAERTAALEALARVGAAHLVERPLARLSGGELQRVYLARALVRRPELVLLDEPATGIDAVGEQDLYRLLEAYQRETRATILMVTHDWEAARHHASHVLVLNRRLIGFGPPERALSEECLRRAFGHVGHAHRMAFNAGGTDA; the protein is encoded by the coding sequence ATGAAAGATTCTTTCAATAAGGGGGATGATCGGGCAGGGCAGCGGCGTCCGCCGGTCCTCGAGGTCGGAGGCCTGACCGTGCGCTTCGGCGACCACCAGGCGCTCGAACGCGTTGCCTTCACGGTTCCGGAGGGAGCTTTTGTGGCGATCGTGGGACCGAACGGGGGGGGGAAGTCCACGCTGATCAAGGCCGTGCTGGGGTTGGTGGAGCCTGCTCAGGGCCACCTGCGGGTGCTGGGGCGGCGGCCCCGGGAGGTTCCGCCCGGCTGGATCGGGTACGTGCCGCAGGTCAAGACCCTGGACCGCACCTTTCCTGCGCTGGCCTTTGAGCTGGTCGTGAGCGGGCTGCGGCGGCGGTGGCCGATGCGGGTGTCGCGGGCGGAGCGCACGGCGGCCCTCGAGGCGCTGGCGCGGGTGGGTGCAGCGCACCTCGTGGAGCGCCCTCTCGCGCGGCTTTCGGGGGGGGAGTTGCAGCGGGTCTACCTGGCGCGCGCTTTGGTGCGCCGTCCGGAGCTGGTGCTTCTCGATGAACCTGCTACCGGGATCGATGCGGTCGGGGAGCAGGACCTGTACCGGTTGCTGGAGGCCTACCAGCGAGAGACGAGGGCGACGATCCTGATGGTGACGCACGATTGGGAGGCCGCGCGCCATCACGCCTCGCACGTGCTGGTGTTGAACCGTCGGTTGATCGGGTTTGGACCTCCGGAACGGGCCCTTTCCGAGGAGTGCCTGCGCCGAGCGTTTGGGCACGTGGGACACGCGCACCGCATGGCCTTTAACGCGGGAGGAACGGATGCTTGA
- a CDS encoding Fur family transcriptional regulator — translation MDGKRPTREELVRALRAAGVRLTPQREAVWNWFVERPSGAGVAEAARALATRGVGLATVYRTVALLEELGLLRRFHDACGEHRYVAARPGHGHALVCRVCGRAVPFEACALDLLERLLAVETGFVVEGHSLEVYGVCPGCQEEK, via the coding sequence GTGGACGGGAAGCGACCCACGCGAGAGGAACTGGTGCGGGCCTTGCGCGCGGCTGGGGTGCGGCTGACCCCGCAACGCGAGGCCGTGTGGAACTGGTTCGTGGAGCGTCCCAGCGGGGCCGGGGTCGCGGAGGCCGCCCGGGCGCTCGCGACGCGGGGGGTGGGGCTGGCGACCGTGTACCGCACGGTGGCGTTGCTGGAGGAGTTGGGGTTGCTCCGGCGCTTTCATGACGCGTGCGGGGAGCACCGTTACGTCGCGGCGCGGCCGGGGCACGGGCACGCGCTGGTCTGTCGCGTGTGTGGGCGGGCGGTGCCGTTTGAAGCGTGCGCGTTGGACCTGCTGGAGCGGCTGCTCGCCGTGGAGACCGGGTTCGTCGTGGAGGGGCATAGCCTGGAGGTGTACGGGGTGTGCCCCGGGTGTCAGGAGGAAAAATGA
- the miaA gene encoding tRNA (adenosine(37)-N6)-dimethylallyltransferase MiaA, producing MKDWIPILAGPTASGKTALAIRLGQEYPLEVVNADATMVYKGLDIGTDKPTPGEMRGVPHHLIDVVEPDQPFDVIRWVAHAESAIAGILERGRIPLVVGGTGYYIRTLSEGYHALPPPNPEVQAALWAELEARGAEALLRELEAASPLDARRVRGNPRRLVRALEVLRATGRPPSAFPKRAPRFRYRKLVLWPERAWLRPRIRARAEAQFARGLVEEVRGLLERYPRMPTALQAIGYKEVVRYLRGEWSLEEALEADWRGVWRYAKRQYTWFRREPGDVTYLPRGGEAAWVGLQDWFMRYFGQG from the coding sequence ATGAAGGATTGGATTCCCATCCTGGCCGGACCGACGGCGAGCGGAAAGACCGCTCTCGCCATTCGGCTCGGGCAGGAGTACCCCCTCGAGGTCGTGAACGCGGACGCCACCATGGTGTACAAGGGGCTGGATATTGGCACCGACAAGCCCACGCCAGGGGAGATGCGGGGGGTGCCGCACCATTTGATCGACGTGGTGGAGCCGGACCAACCCTTTGATGTCATCCGGTGGGTCGCGCATGCTGAAAGCGCGATCGCCGGGATCCTCGAGCGAGGGCGCATCCCGCTCGTCGTGGGGGGGACCGGGTACTACATCCGCACGCTTTCCGAGGGGTACCACGCGCTCCCGCCGCCCAACCCCGAGGTGCAGGCGGCGCTGTGGGCGGAGCTCGAGGCGCGGGGCGCGGAGGCGCTGCTGCGGGAGCTCGAGGCGGCAAGCCCCTTGGACGCGCGGCGGGTGCGGGGGAACCCTCGGCGGCTCGTGCGGGCCCTCGAGGTGCTGCGCGCGACGGGCAGGCCCCCGAGCGCGTTTCCGAAACGGGCACCGCGGTTTCGTTACAGGAAGCTCGTGCTCTGGCCCGAGCGCGCCTGGTTGCGCCCCCGGATCCGGGCGCGGGCCGAGGCGCAGTTCGCGCGGGGGCTGGTGGAGGAGGTGCGGGGGTTGCTCGAGCGCTATCCCCGGATGCCTACGGCGCTACAGGCCATCGGGTACAAGGAGGTGGTGCGCTACCTCAGGGGGGAGTGGAGCCTCGAGGAGGCCCTCGAGGCGGACTGGCGGGGGGTGTGGCGGTACGCGAAACGACAGTACACCTGGTTCCGCCGCGAGCCGGGGGACGTGACCTACCTCCCGCGCGGGGGGGAGGCGGCCTGGGTGGGGTTGCAGGACTGGTTCATGCGGTACTTTGGGCAGGGGTAG